In one window of Bizionia sp. M204 DNA:
- a CDS encoding CAL67264 family membrane protein yields the protein MAMNKNTVLAWATAIMIFVGLALIALGAFRYDDVAGWGFAAVGIGFFAIAWVFNALKGRV from the coding sequence ATGGCAATGAATAAAAATACGGTTTTAGCTTGGGCGACTGCCATTATGATTTTCGTAGGATTGGCATTAATAGCACTTGGTGCATTTAGATATGATGATGTAGCAGGTTGGGGATTTGCAGCTGTTGGAATCGGTTTTTTCGCAATCGCATGGGTTTTCAATGCTTTGAAAGGGCGCGTTTAG
- a CDS encoding chromosome partitioning protein ParA, whose protein sequence is MESNKNSTGLKVALGIALVLFVATGIYTSKLYNEKKETETQLLQEKEMVMNDLSNMAKQYDIVIGDNTIANEKLVEAKGRIQGLIDSLKVSETNVQSLYRYKSKYTALQKEMNVLLTENDRLKIENELLATSLDSTKIRLEERTMFTDSLMVQNTALAEVVSNAAVLGAVSLKGYGVIERNSGKLIPTESARRADKIRVCFTVPKNTLVQGGDQELYIQVIDPKNNTMGANEQIEFGEKVLNYSLVSKFNYENSSLNICEFVSPNGDNKFEKGRYMVNVFNQKDLVATSEFILD, encoded by the coding sequence ATGGAATCTAATAAAAACAGTACAGGATTAAAAGTGGCATTAGGAATTGCTTTAGTTTTATTTGTAGCTACAGGAATTTATACTTCCAAGCTTTACAATGAAAAAAAGGAAACGGAAACGCAATTATTGCAAGAGAAGGAAATGGTGATGAACGATTTGAGCAATATGGCCAAGCAATATGATATTGTTATTGGCGATAATACTATAGCCAATGAAAAGTTAGTTGAAGCCAAAGGACGTATTCAAGGTTTAATTGACTCGCTTAAAGTTTCTGAAACGAACGTACAGAGTTTATACCGCTACAAGTCTAAATACACAGCATTACAGAAAGAAATGAATGTGTTATTAACTGAAAATGACCGATTGAAAATTGAAAATGAGTTGCTAGCGACCTCTTTAGATAGTACTAAAATCCGTTTGGAAGAACGTACTATGTTTACGGATTCTTTAATGGTTCAAAATACAGCATTAGCTGAAGTAGTTAGTAATGCAGCCGTTTTAGGAGCCGTTAGCTTAAAAGGTTATGGTGTTATTGAACGAAATTCAGGAAAATTAATTCCTACTGAAAGTGCAAGACGTGCTGATAAAATTCGTGTATGTTTTACCGTTCCAAAAAACACATTAGTACAAGGCGGTGATCAAGAATTATACATTCAGGTTATTGACCCAAAAAACAATACCATGGGAGCTAATGAGCAAATTGAATTTGGTGAAAAGGTATTAAATTACAGTCTTGTTAGTAAATTTAATTATGAAAATTCTAGTTTAAATATTTGTGAATTTGTTTCACCAAATGGTGATAACAAGTTTGAAAAAGGTCGCTATATGGTTAATGTTTTTAATCAAAAAGATTTAGTTGCTACTTCAGAATTTATATTAGATTAA
- the ettA gene encoding energy-dependent translational throttle protein EttA — MSDDKKVIFSMSGLTKTFPGANTPVLKNIYLSFFYGAKIGILGLNGSGKSTLLKIIAGQDKNYQGDVTFLQDYSVGYLEQEPQLDDEKTVMEVVREGAAETVAILDEYNKINDMFGLEEVYSDADKMEKLMNRQAILQDQIDASDAWELDTKLEIAMDALRTPDGDKKIGILSGGERRRVALCRLLLQEPDVLLLDEPTNHLDAESVHWLEHHLAQYKGTVIAVTHDRYFLDNVAGWILELDRGEGIPWKGNYSSWLDQKSKRMAQESKVASKRQKTLERELEWVRQGAKGRQTKQKARLNNYDKLMSQDQKQLDEKLEIYIPNGPRLGTNVIEAKGVSKGYDDKLLYEDLNFNLPQAGIVGIIGPNGAGKTTIFKMIMGEIEPDKGEFVVGETAKIAYVDQSHSNIDPEKTIWQNFSDEQDLIMMGGKEVNSRAYLSRFNFSGGEQNKKVKLLSGGERNRLHLAMTLKEEGNVLLLDEPTNDLDVNTLRALEEGLENFAGCAVVISHDRWFLDRICTHILAFEGNSEVYFFEGSFSDYEENKKKRLGGDMMPKRIKYKKLVR; from the coding sequence ATGAGTGACGATAAAAAAGTAATCTTTTCCATGTCTGGTTTAACCAAGACATTTCCAGGTGCCAACACACCTGTGTTAAAAAACATTTATTTAAGTTTTTTTTATGGCGCAAAAATTGGAATTCTAGGTCTTAATGGATCTGGAAAATCCACCTTATTAAAAATTATTGCAGGTCAAGATAAAAACTACCAAGGTGATGTTACCTTTCTTCAAGATTATTCAGTGGGCTATTTAGAGCAAGAACCTCAATTGGATGATGAGAAAACGGTTATGGAAGTTGTTCGTGAAGGCGCAGCCGAAACTGTAGCTATTTTGGACGAGTATAATAAAATTAATGATATGTTTGGTCTGGAGGAAGTATATTCAGATGCCGATAAAATGGAAAAGCTAATGAATCGTCAGGCTATTCTTCAAGATCAAATTGATGCATCAGATGCTTGGGAATTAGACACTAAATTAGAAATAGCCATGGATGCGTTGCGAACGCCAGATGGCGATAAAAAGATTGGCATTCTTTCAGGAGGTGAGCGCCGTCGTGTAGCCTTATGTCGCTTATTATTGCAAGAACCTGACGTATTATTATTAGATGAGCCAACCAACCACTTGGATGCAGAGTCTGTACATTGGTTAGAGCATCATTTAGCGCAATATAAAGGAACTGTAATTGCCGTTACGCACGATAGATACTTTTTGGATAATGTAGCTGGATGGATTTTGGAATTAGATAGAGGGGAAGGTATTCCATGGAAAGGAAATTATTCATCGTGGTTAGACCAGAAATCAAAACGAATGGCTCAAGAAAGTAAAGTAGCTTCTAAACGTCAGAAAACGTTGGAACGTGAGCTAGAATGGGTACGTCAAGGCGCTAAAGGTCGTCAAACCAAACAAAAAGCGCGTTTAAATAACTACGATAAATTAATGAGTCAGGACCAAAAACAATTGGATGAGAAATTAGAAATTTACATTCCTAATGGTCCACGTTTAGGAACCAATGTTATTGAAGCTAAAGGCGTGAGTAAGGGTTATGATGATAAATTATTATACGAAGATTTAAATTTCAATTTACCACAAGCAGGAATCGTTGGAATTATTGGTCCAAATGGTGCAGGTAAAACCACGATTTTTAAAATGATTATGGGTGAAATTGAACCTGATAAAGGCGAATTTGTAGTGGGTGAAACAGCAAAAATTGCTTACGTGGATCAAAGTCATTCTAATATAGACCCAGAAAAAACCATTTGGCAGAATTTTAGTGATGAACAGGATTTAATAATGATGGGAGGAAAAGAAGTTAACTCTAGAGCCTATTTGAGTCGTTTTAATTTTTCAGGTGGTGAACAAAATAAAAAAGTAAAATTATTATCTGGTGGTGAACGTAACCGTTTGCATTTAGCCATGACATTAAAAGAAGAAGGTAACGTTTTATTATTGGATGAGCCTACAAACGACTTGGACGTAAATACATTACGTGCATTAGAAGAAGGTTTAGAAAACTTTGCAGGTTGTGCCGTCGTAATTAGTCACGACCGTTGGTTTTTAGATAGAATTTGTACGCACATTTTAGCGTTTGAAGGCAATAGTGAAGTCTACTTTTTTGAAGGTAGTTTTAGCGATTACGAAGAAAATAAGAAAAAACGCTTGGGTGGCGATATGATGCCAAAACGTATTAAGTATAAAAAATTAGTTCGCTAA
- a CDS encoding GNAT family N-acetyltransferase: MPILEIIPFEKQYAKNFYALNMEWLKTYFYVEPFDEEVLSNPETYIINKGGHIFFIRIKHKIVGTVALMPTPNKKVLELTKMAVSPELRGQNMGQKLMQYCIEFARKENIKQLLLYSNTKLVNAIYIYRKFGFVEIPVETNSPYKRGNIKMILDL, from the coding sequence ATGCCAATACTTGAAATCATCCCATTTGAAAAACAATACGCTAAAAATTTTTATGCGTTGAATATGGAGTGGCTTAAAACCTATTTTTATGTAGAACCGTTTGATGAAGAAGTTTTAAGCAATCCCGAAACCTATATTATTAACAAAGGAGGTCATATATTTTTTATTCGAATAAAGCATAAAATAGTTGGAACGGTTGCTCTTATGCCAACGCCTAATAAAAAGGTTCTAGAACTTACTAAAATGGCTGTTTCACCAGAATTGCGCGGTCAAAATATGGGACAGAAATTAATGCAATATTGTATTGAGTTTGCCAGAAAAGAAAACATCAAACAACTACTGCTCTACTCAAACACAAAATTGGTAAATGCTATTTATATTTATAGAAAATTTGGGTTTGTAGAAATTCCTGTTGAAACCAATTCGCCCTATAAACGCGGTAACATAAAGATGATTTTAGATTTGTAG
- a CDS encoding formimidoylglutamase, with the protein MDKLVLFNESNLNSLINKRPDESKFGEHITIIPKPTDIYEQLKNLDVQYIIFGIPEDVGVFANLGKSGTSKAWDACLKVLLNIQSNAFTHAHKVLILGHLDFSEELKMLSQLDQANPKDLQKSRKLVKQIDIHVAQLISTIVKSGKTPIVVGGGHNNAYGNIKGTSLALKKPINVINFDAHSDFRAEEGRHSGNGFSYAYSEGFLKKYFIFGLHENYTSAAIFKQLENNSHIDFNTFEALEIRKEVKFKTEINRALQFINSKPYGIELDCDAIQNTPSSAMSPSGFSVSKTRMFLNAVAQSKHAMYLHLCEAAPTPETEAQVGKLLTYLITDFIRSHANT; encoded by the coding sequence ATGGATAAACTGGTACTGTTTAATGAGTCAAACCTCAATTCGCTAATTAATAAGCGTCCAGATGAATCCAAATTTGGAGAGCATATTACTATAATTCCCAAACCTACAGATATATACGAGCAACTTAAAAATTTGGACGTTCAGTATATAATTTTTGGTATTCCAGAAGATGTTGGTGTATTTGCTAACCTAGGAAAATCGGGCACTTCCAAGGCTTGGGATGCCTGCCTTAAAGTTTTGTTAAATATTCAAAGTAACGCGTTTACACATGCACATAAGGTTTTAATTCTAGGCCATTTGGATTTCTCTGAAGAACTGAAAATGCTATCACAGCTAGACCAGGCCAATCCAAAAGATCTTCAAAAATCTCGTAAATTGGTAAAGCAAATAGATATCCATGTCGCCCAATTAATTTCCACAATTGTTAAATCTGGAAAAACACCCATTGTTGTTGGTGGTGGCCATAACAACGCTTACGGAAATATAAAAGGAACTTCACTCGCTTTGAAAAAGCCTATAAATGTTATTAATTTTGATGCACATTCAGATTTCAGAGCTGAAGAAGGCAGACATAGCGGAAATGGTTTTAGTTATGCTTATTCTGAAGGTTTTTTGAAAAAATATTTTATTTTCGGATTACATGAGAACTATACGTCTGCTGCTATTTTTAAGCAATTAGAAAATAATTCACACATAGATTTCAACACATTTGAAGCACTGGAAATACGAAAAGAAGTAAAGTTTAAAACCGAAATAAATCGCGCCTTACAATTCATTAACTCAAAACCGTATGGAATTGAATTAGATTGTGATGCTATTCAGAATACGCCAAGTAGCGCCATGTCACCTAGCGGATTCAGCGTTAGTAAAACACGAATGTTTTTAAATGCTGTAGCACAAAGTAAACACGCCATGTATCTTCATCTGTGTGAAGCTGCTCCAACGCCAGAAACTGAAGCCCAAGTAGGTAAACTCCTAACGTATTTAATAACCGATTTTATTAGATCACATGCCAATACTTGA
- a CDS encoding pirin family protein has protein sequence MKTLLHKAENRGFANHGWLQANHSFSFANYYNKDNMQYGALRVLNDDVIAPKMGFGTHPHENMEIITIPLSGVLKHRDNMKEDWQSVLPGEVQVMSAGTGVHHSEINGSKDEHLSLFQIWVIPNKQNVEPRYGQKAFNELDRKNALQTLVTSVDANHEGSLKIHQDAIISRMDLDGGKTFEYQLKSKNHGVYIMNIFGNVTIEKETLETRDALGISETDTFLIQANKDSGLLFIEVPI, from the coding sequence ATGAAAACACTTCTACATAAAGCCGAAAACAGAGGGTTTGCCAATCATGGTTGGTTGCAAGCAAATCACTCTTTTAGTTTTGCTAACTATTATAATAAAGATAACATGCAATATGGCGCTTTACGTGTTTTAAATGATGACGTTATTGCGCCTAAAATGGGATTTGGAACACATCCACATGAAAACATGGAAATTATTACCATTCCTTTAAGTGGTGTTTTAAAACATCGGGACAACATGAAGGAAGACTGGCAATCGGTTTTGCCTGGCGAAGTTCAAGTAATGAGTGCTGGAACTGGCGTGCATCATTCTGAAATAAATGGGTCCAAAGATGAACATTTAAGTTTGTTTCAAATATGGGTAATTCCCAACAAGCAAAATGTAGAACCACGTTATGGACAAAAGGCGTTTAATGAATTAGATAGGAAAAATGCGCTACAAACATTAGTAACATCGGTTGATGCTAATCATGAAGGTAGTTTAAAAATTCATCAAGATGCCATTATTTCAAGAATGGATTTAGATGGAGGCAAAACATTTGAATATCAACTAAAAAGTAAAAATCATGGGGTGTATATCATGAATATTTTTGGAAATGTAACCATAGAAAAAGAAACATTGGAAACTAGAGATGCTTTGGGTATTTCAGAAACGGATACGTTTTTGATTCAAGCAAATAAAGATTCGGGATTACTATTTATCGAGGTTCCAATATGA
- a CDS encoding T9SS type A sorting domain-containing protein — MKQNLLLFTGLLFMSFSVNAQISFVKSTIDASTSAEPYTIASGYLDGDAYLDLAVGSDVTGEVTWYKNNGDGTFATGIILTAVGPNALSYVEGLTIADINGDGDNDIIAASYVGGNLVWFENNGDDTFQPALTISSSIAGAGTVIAANIDNDVNGYLDLIITSYDGHSVVYFLGNGDGTFGTLRYVVPVTPGSGPGTMDIADFDGDGDLDVVVGFTGNGDVKLYDNRLIPDGLDGSGNVPFTAYTNNVDTGNGFLFSVIFADINDDSNLDIVRSDNNPGANPAIAWYSNDISGTGTTFTETTIATTINRSAAIGVADFNNDSYNDLVVANGRATDNDFIWFTSNATGGLGSEILIDDNSSAAFDLEIQDFDNDGDLDIASISYLQDDVFIFKNDLFTLSTPEFQVSTFGIYPNPTSNTLNFKTTNQEPFKILAYNILGKEVLNTTVLNNSLDVSILANGVYLLKVENLDKTFKFVKQ; from the coding sequence ATGAAACAAAATTTACTCCTATTTACAGGATTGCTTTTTATGAGCTTTTCTGTAAATGCACAAATATCATTTGTAAAAAGCACAATTGATGCGAGTACAAGTGCAGAACCATATACCATAGCCTCTGGATATTTAGATGGAGATGCCTATTTAGATTTGGCTGTAGGATCCGATGTTACGGGTGAAGTAACCTGGTATAAAAATAATGGTGATGGTACATTTGCAACCGGTATCATTTTAACAGCTGTAGGTCCTAACGCTTTATCTTATGTTGAAGGATTAACAATTGCCGACATAAATGGTGATGGTGATAACGATATTATAGCAGCAAGTTATGTTGGTGGTAATTTAGTATGGTTTGAAAATAATGGTGACGATACCTTTCAACCTGCTTTGACAATTTCATCCAGTATTGCTGGTGCAGGAACGGTTATAGCAGCTAACATTGATAATGATGTAAATGGCTATTTAGATCTTATAATCACTTCTTATGATGGCCATAGTGTCGTATACTTCTTAGGAAATGGCGATGGTACCTTTGGAACACTTCGTTATGTAGTTCCAGTAACGCCTGGTAGTGGTCCTGGAACAATGGATATAGCTGATTTTGATGGCGATGGCGATTTGGATGTTGTTGTTGGATTCACAGGAAATGGCGATGTTAAATTATATGACAATCGTTTAATTCCAGATGGTCTAGATGGTTCGGGCAACGTACCTTTTACAGCTTATACAAATAATGTGGATACCGGAAATGGATTTTTGTTTTCAGTTATATTTGCAGACATCAATGATGATTCTAATCTTGACATTGTGAGATCAGACAATAATCCAGGTGCAAACCCGGCCATTGCTTGGTATTCAAATGATATAAGCGGAACTGGCACCACATTTACAGAAACTACCATTGCAACCACTATAAATAGATCCGCTGCCATAGGTGTTGCCGATTTTAACAACGACTCTTACAATGATTTAGTTGTTGCTAATGGTCGTGCAACAGATAACGATTTTATATGGTTTACCAGTAATGCCACTGGTGGCTTGGGAAGTGAAATTCTTATTGATGATAATAGTTCTGCAGCTTTTGATTTAGAAATTCAGGATTTTGATAATGATGGCGATCTAGATATAGCAAGTATTAGCTATTTACAAGATGACGTTTTTATTTTTAAGAATGATTTATTTACCTTAAGTACTCCAGAATTTCAAGTTAGTACATTTGGTATCTATCCAAATCCAACTTCTAATACCTTAAATTTTAAAACAACAAATCAAGAGCCTTTCAAAATTCTAGCATACAATATTTTAGGTAAAGAGGTTTTAAATACAACGGTTTTGAATAATTCTTTAGACGTTTCCATACTTGCAAATGGCGTATACCTTTTGAAGGTTGAAAACTTAGACAAAACATTCAAATTTGTAAAGCAATAA
- a CDS encoding MBL fold metallo-hydrolase — protein sequence MKTKYLSIFFLTILFYACKSDKEQSAPILNETEIKTETKVKVPSKTDTPNYYVESDIKITPIEHASMVITFHDTSIYVDPVGEVVRYADFKSPSFILITDIHGDHLDIKTLEAINTTNTIIIGPQAVKDKLPESLLANFTVLENGQKKDDFLNKTAMYIEAIPMYNLREEALKFHPKGRGNGYILAINKTRIYISGDTEDIPEMRNLKNIDIALVCMNLPYTMPIEAAADAVLAFQPKTILPYHYRGTDGFSNVESFKKRINDQNKSIEVIQLDWYK from the coding sequence ATGAAAACTAAATATCTTTCAATCTTTTTCCTTACCATTTTATTTTATGCTTGTAAATCGGATAAAGAACAATCAGCGCCTATCTTGAATGAAACTGAAATAAAAACCGAAACAAAGGTTAAGGTACCGTCAAAAACAGATACACCTAATTATTACGTTGAATCTGATATCAAAATAACACCCATTGAACATGCCAGCATGGTTATTACTTTCCATGACACCTCAATTTATGTGGATCCTGTTGGTGAAGTAGTTCGTTATGCAGATTTTAAGAGTCCATCTTTTATTTTAATCACAGATATTCATGGGGATCATTTGGATATTAAAACTTTAGAAGCAATCAATACCACAAACACCATTATTATAGGTCCTCAAGCTGTTAAAGATAAATTACCGGAATCTTTACTGGCCAATTTTACCGTTTTGGAAAATGGTCAGAAAAAAGATGATTTCTTGAACAAAACGGCAATGTATATTGAAGCAATTCCCATGTATAACTTAAGAGAAGAGGCTTTAAAATTTCACCCTAAAGGACGTGGAAATGGCTATATTTTAGCTATAAACAAGACGCGCATATATATTTCTGGTGATACAGAAGATATTCCTGAAATGCGTAATCTGAAAAATATTGATATTGCTTTGGTTTGTATGAATTTACCCTACACCATGCCAATTGAAGCTGCGGCTGATGCTGTTTTAGCTTTTCAACCAAAAACCATTTTGCCATATCATTATCGTGGCACTGACGGATTTAGCAATGTAGAAAGTTTTAAAAAACGTATCAACGACCAAAACAAGTCCATTGAAGTGATTCAATTAGATTGGTATAAATAA
- a CDS encoding GNAT family N-acetyltransferase, giving the protein MEVKHKKQDKSGKFYIEIDGEQKAEMTYRFQSDDVIDINHTEVDASLSGQGVGYKLIDAAVAFMRENNLKAVASCSYAQHVFKKKQEDYRDIIYDKNS; this is encoded by the coding sequence ATGGAAGTTAAACATAAAAAACAAGATAAAAGCGGCAAATTTTATATTGAAATAGATGGCGAGCAAAAAGCCGAAATGACATATAGATTTCAGTCTGATGATGTTATTGATATCAATCATACTGAAGTAGATGCCTCGTTAAGCGGTCAAGGTGTTGGTTATAAACTTATTGATGCCGCTGTTGCATTCATGCGTGAAAATAATTTAAAAGCGGTAGCTAGTTGTTCCTATGCGCAACACGTTTTTAAAAAGAAACAAGAAGATTATAGAGATATTATTTATGATAAAAATTCATAG
- the hutI gene encoding imidazolonepropionase: MTTLITNIQELLQVRDTNILKVSGKDMKQLPTIKNAYLLIDDDTIVGYGHMEDCKNIEADTVIDATGKVVLPTWCDSHTHIVYAGNREQEFVDRINGLSYEDIANRGGGILNSAEKLQQTSEDDLFEQSVKRLKAVMKLGTGAIEIKSGYGLTVEAELKMLRVIKRLKQDFPLKVKATLLAAHAVPKDYKDNKDGFVDLVINEMIPKVAKEQLATYIDVFCEKGYFDLNDTERILKAGKSHGLIPKIHVNQFNAFGGIEVAVKNQAISVDHLEELNESDIAMLKTGNTMPVALPSCSYFLSIPYTPGRQLIDAGLPLALASDYNPGSTPSGNMNFVVSTACIKMKLTPEEAINAATINGAYAMGISAMYGSITRGKKANIIITKAIPSYAFLPYAFGDNHIDTVMINGQIV, from the coding sequence GTGACGACATTAATAACAAACATTCAAGAATTACTTCAAGTTAGAGACACAAACATTTTAAAGGTTTCTGGAAAAGACATGAAGCAGCTACCAACCATTAAAAATGCCTATCTTTTAATAGATGATGATACCATTGTAGGCTATGGCCATATGGAAGATTGTAAAAATATTGAAGCAGATACAGTAATTGATGCCACAGGAAAAGTGGTTTTACCTACGTGGTGTGACTCTCATACACATATTGTTTATGCTGGAAATAGAGAACAGGAATTTGTTGATAGAATTAACGGTTTAAGTTATGAGGACATTGCCAATCGTGGAGGTGGTATTTTAAATTCTGCTGAAAAATTACAACAAACCAGTGAAGACGATTTATTTGAACAATCTGTTAAACGATTAAAAGCCGTTATGAAATTAGGAACTGGCGCCATAGAAATTAAATCTGGCTATGGACTAACAGTAGAAGCCGAATTAAAAATGCTTCGGGTTATCAAGCGATTAAAACAAGATTTTCCTCTAAAAGTCAAAGCAACACTTTTAGCAGCACACGCAGTGCCAAAAGACTATAAAGACAATAAAGATGGTTTTGTTGATTTAGTTATAAATGAAATGATTCCAAAAGTTGCCAAAGAGCAATTGGCAACCTATATTGATGTGTTTTGCGAAAAAGGTTATTTCGATTTAAACGATACAGAACGTATATTAAAAGCTGGTAAATCACATGGATTAATTCCTAAAATTCATGTAAATCAATTCAATGCCTTTGGTGGTATTGAAGTAGCTGTAAAAAACCAAGCCATTTCTGTAGATCATTTGGAAGAATTAAACGAAAGCGATATTGCCATGCTAAAAACAGGTAATACCATGCCAGTCGCACTTCCATCTTGCTCCTATTTCTTAAGCATCCCTTACACTCCAGGACGCCAGTTAATTGATGCTGGATTACCACTAGCATTAGCTTCAGATTATAACCCAGGCTCCACCCCTAGTGGAAATATGAATTTTGTGGTTAGTACGGCATGTATAAAAATGAAGTTAACACCAGAGGAAGCCATAAACGCAGCCACAATAAATGGTGCTTATGCTATGGGAATAAGCGCTATGTACGGCAGTATAACACGTGGAAAAAAAGCAAATATCATTATTACAAAAGCCATTCCTAGCTATGCTTTTTTACCCTATGCTTTTGGTGATAATCATATTGACACGGTCATGATAAATGGACAAATTGTTTAA
- a CDS encoding MarR family winged helix-turn-helix transcriptional regulator yields MGNIADDVNSRFENNKVKALINILFTAGWITNKQNAFFKPFGISPQQYNILRILKGAGEPLKAQTVKDRMIERAPNATRLMDKLSAKHLIERMPCDYDRRVVYIHITKEGLALIQEISADLNLDFLENLTEDEAGHLSDLLDKLR; encoded by the coding sequence ATGGGAAATATAGCTGATGATGTCAATTCACGTTTTGAAAATAATAAAGTCAAAGCTTTAATAAATATCCTGTTTACAGCCGGTTGGATTACCAATAAACAGAATGCTTTTTTTAAGCCTTTCGGTATTTCACCACAGCAGTATAATATATTACGAATTTTAAAAGGTGCAGGAGAACCTTTAAAGGCGCAAACTGTTAAGGATCGGATGATTGAACGCGCACCAAATGCTACACGACTTATGGATAAACTATCGGCAAAACACCTGATAGAGCGTATGCCATGTGATTATGATAGACGAGTAGTTTATATTCATATTACAAAAGAAGGATTGGCACTCATTCAAGAAATTTCTGCCGATTTGAATCTGGATTTTTTAGAAAATCTTACAGAGGATGAAGCGGGACATTTAAGTGATTTACTAGATAAATTACGATAG
- the fumC gene encoding class II fumarate hydratase, translating into MNFRIEKDTMGEVKVPAEKLWGAQTERSRNNFKIGAPASMPLEIVYGFAYLKKAAAYTNCELGVLAEEKRDLIAQVCEEILEGKHDDQFPLVIWQTGSGTQSNMNVNEVIANRAHQIAGKTIGEGEKTIQPNDDVNKSQSSNDTFPTGMHIAAYKKIVEHTIHGVIQLRNTLHKKSLAFHDVVKIGRTHLMDATPLTLGQEFSGYVSQLDHGLKALEHTLPHLSELALGGTAVGTGLNTPEGYSELVAKYIADFTDLPFVTAPNKFEALAAHDALVETHGALKQLAVSLNKIANDIRMMASGPRSGIGEITIPANEPGSSIMPGKVNPTQCEALTMVCAQVMGNDVAVTIGGMQGHYELNVYKPMMAANVLQSAQLLGDACMSFDEHCAQGIEPNHDVIKKLLNNSLMLVTALNTKIGYYKAAEIANTAHNNGTTLKEEAINLGYVTAEDYDAWVKPEDMVGSISK; encoded by the coding sequence ATGAATTTTAGAATAGAAAAAGATACCATGGGCGAAGTTAAAGTGCCTGCGGAAAAACTTTGGGGCGCACAAACAGAACGCTCCAGAAACAACTTTAAAATTGGTGCACCTGCATCTATGCCATTAGAAATTGTTTACGGTTTTGCTTACTTAAAAAAAGCAGCAGCCTATACAAATTGTGAATTGGGTGTGCTTGCTGAAGAAAAACGCGATCTGATTGCGCAAGTTTGTGAAGAAATTTTAGAAGGCAAACACGACGACCAATTTCCCTTAGTTATCTGGCAAACCGGTTCTGGTACACAAAGTAATATGAATGTTAATGAGGTTATTGCCAATAGAGCACATCAAATTGCTGGTAAAACCATAGGTGAAGGTGAAAAAACCATTCAACCAAATGATGATGTCAATAAATCGCAATCGTCAAATGATACCTTTCCTACAGGCATGCATATTGCAGCTTATAAGAAAATTGTGGAACATACGATTCATGGTGTTATTCAATTACGAAATACACTTCATAAAAAATCATTAGCTTTTCATGATGTAGTAAAAATTGGACGTACCCATTTAATGGATGCTACACCTTTAACTTTAGGTCAAGAATTTTCGGGTTACGTATCCCAATTAGATCATGGTTTAAAGGCTTTGGAGCATACATTACCTCACTTATCGGAATTAGCCCTGGGTGGAACTGCCGTAGGAACAGGCTTAAACACACCTGAAGGTTATTCAGAATTAGTAGCGAAATACATTGCTGATTTTACTGATTTACCGTTTGTAACAGCACCTAATAAGTTTGAAGCTTTAGCGGCTCACGATGCTTTGGTTGAAACACATGGCGCTTTGAAACAATTAGCCGTTTCTTTAAATAAAATTGCTAATGATATCCGAATGATGGCTTCAGGACCACGTTCAGGGATTGGTGAAATCACGATTCCAGCAAACGAACCTGGAAGTTCCATTATGCCAGGAAAAGTAAATCCAACACAGTGTGAAGCATTAACTATGGTGTGCGCTCAAGTTATGGGTAACGACGTGGCTGTTACTATTGGCGGCATGCAAGGTCATTATGAATTAAATGTTTACAAACCAATGATGGCTGCCAATGTTTTACAATCGGCACAATTACTTGGTGATGCTTGTATGAGTTTTGATGAGCATTGCGCACAAGGCATTGAACCTAACCACGATGTTATTAAAAAATTATTAAATAACTCATTAATGCTTGTAACCGCTTTAAACACCAAAATAGGCTATTACAAAGCTGCAGAAATTGCAAATACAGCTCATAACAATGGTACAACCTTAAAAGAAGAAGCTATTAATTTAGGCTATGTAACTGCGGAAGATTATGATGCTTGGGTAAAACCAGAAGATATGGTAGGCAGTATAAGTAAATAA